A DNA window from Paralichthys olivaceus isolate ysfri-2021 chromosome 11, ASM2471397v2, whole genome shotgun sequence contains the following coding sequences:
- the LOC109634589 gene encoding transmembrane protease serine 2-like isoform X3, producing the protein MTTNPYPASCIIHEDVERELPPTSRSDVKPQYVHHLTPNPPPEISHSAPKQKDGKQRCVKFTVAAVISLLLLLLVTGILLAYYFSSSCVHGSQCGDGSCVWESQWCDGVRDCPAGQDEANCVRLHGSGFLLQIYLPQTKTWSSVCSHGWSDMQGRASCRAIGYSRGADMKSGQQKTDSDDGFLIVKPYFNPEVFVVQQLEHSNTCPNNSVVTLRCTDCGSGVNSSRASGGQQATLGSWPWQVSLQVSGSHRCGGAIISPYWIVTAAHCVSRSSSPADWAVYAGVVDPLGSLFNPARSVSRIIAHEGYSRLPRRNDVALMRLAKALDFSVVSSNIRPICLPNVGLNVSAPQKGWITRFGRTTDGGETAVATCGFMV; encoded by the exons ATGACGACCAATCCG TATCCAGCTTCATGTATCATCCATGAGGATGTAGAGAGGGAACTTCCTCCAACCAGCAGATCAGATGTGAAACCACAGTATGTTCATCATCTGACCCCAAACCCTCCACCTGAGATCAGCCACTCCGCTCCCAAACAGAAAG ATGGGAAACAGAGGTGTGTGAAGTTCACTGTGGCTGCTGtcatctctctgctgctcctcctgctggtCACCGGAATCCTCCTCGCTTATTACT TCTCCTCGTCGTGTGTGCACGGGTCGCAGTGTGGTGATGGGAGCTGTGTGTGGGAGTCTCAGTGGTGTGATGGAGTGAGGGACTGTCCGGCTGGTCAGGATGAAGCCAACTGTG TGAGGCTGCACGGCTCCGGCTTCCTCCTGCAGATTTACTTGCCTCAGACTAAAACCTGGAGCTCCGTCTGTTCTCACGGCTGGAGCGACATGCAGGGCAGAGCGAGCTGTCGGGCCATTGGATACAGCAG GGGCGCAGATATGAAATCAGGACAACAGAAGACTGATTCTGACGATGGATTCTTAATCGTGAAACCTTATTTCAACCCAGAGGTGTTTGTTGTCCAACAGCTTGAGCACAG CAACACCTGTCCCAACAACAGTGTGGTAACTTTGCGTTGCACTG ACTGTGGGAGCGGGGTTAACTCCAGCAGGGCATCTGGGGGCCAGCAGGCCACCCTTGGGTCCTGGCCCTGGCAGGTCAGCCTGCAGGTCTCTGGCTCCCACCGCTGTGGAGGAGCCATCATCTCCCCCTACTGGATAGTGACAGCAGCACACTGTGTCTCCAG GAGCTCCAGTCCTGCAGACTGGGCTGTGTATGCTGGAGTAGTGGATCCACTGGGTTCTCTGTTTAACCCTGCTCGCTCTGTGAGTCGCATCATCGCTCATGAAGGCTACAGCCGCCTCCCTCGCAGGAATGATGTGGCTCTGATGAGGCTCGCCAAAGCTCTGGACTTCTCAG tagttTCCAGTAACATCAGACCTATTTGTCTCCCAAATGTTGGTCTGAACGTCTCTGCTCCTCAGAAGGGCTGGATAACACGGTTTGGTCGCACAACAGATGGAGGTGAGACAGCTGTGGCCACATGTGGTTTCATGGTGTAG
- the LOC109634589 gene encoding transmembrane protease serine 2-like isoform X1, producing the protein MTTNPYPASCIIHEDVERELPPTSRSDVKPQYVHHLTPNPPPEISHSAPKQKDGKQRCVKFTVAAVISLLLLLLVTGILLAYYFSSSCVHGSQCGDGSCVWESQWCDGVRDCPAGQDEANCVRLHGSGFLLQIYLPQTKTWSSVCSHGWSDMQGRASCRAIGYSRGADMKSGQQKTDSDDGFLIVKPYFNPEVFVVQQLEHSNTCPNNSVVTLRCTDCGSGVNSSRASGGQQATLGSWPWQVSLQVSGSHRCGGAIISPYWIVTAAHCVSRSSSPADWAVYAGVVDPLGSLFNPARSVSRIIAHEGYSRLPRRNDVALMRLAKALDFSVVSSNIRPICLPNVGLNVSAPQKGWITRFGRTTDGDSPQLMEAQVSLIDTAECNSSTVYNGRLSRDMLCAREMDGGADMCHTDSGGPLVARRDGLWWLIGFNIWGEHCTERNKPGVYGNVTYFLDWIYRQMKEHQDD; encoded by the exons ATGACGACCAATCCG TATCCAGCTTCATGTATCATCCATGAGGATGTAGAGAGGGAACTTCCTCCAACCAGCAGATCAGATGTGAAACCACAGTATGTTCATCATCTGACCCCAAACCCTCCACCTGAGATCAGCCACTCCGCTCCCAAACAGAAAG ATGGGAAACAGAGGTGTGTGAAGTTCACTGTGGCTGCTGtcatctctctgctgctcctcctgctggtCACCGGAATCCTCCTCGCTTATTACT TCTCCTCGTCGTGTGTGCACGGGTCGCAGTGTGGTGATGGGAGCTGTGTGTGGGAGTCTCAGTGGTGTGATGGAGTGAGGGACTGTCCGGCTGGTCAGGATGAAGCCAACTGTG TGAGGCTGCACGGCTCCGGCTTCCTCCTGCAGATTTACTTGCCTCAGACTAAAACCTGGAGCTCCGTCTGTTCTCACGGCTGGAGCGACATGCAGGGCAGAGCGAGCTGTCGGGCCATTGGATACAGCAG GGGCGCAGATATGAAATCAGGACAACAGAAGACTGATTCTGACGATGGATTCTTAATCGTGAAACCTTATTTCAACCCAGAGGTGTTTGTTGTCCAACAGCTTGAGCACAG CAACACCTGTCCCAACAACAGTGTGGTAACTTTGCGTTGCACTG ACTGTGGGAGCGGGGTTAACTCCAGCAGGGCATCTGGGGGCCAGCAGGCCACCCTTGGGTCCTGGCCCTGGCAGGTCAGCCTGCAGGTCTCTGGCTCCCACCGCTGTGGAGGAGCCATCATCTCCCCCTACTGGATAGTGACAGCAGCACACTGTGTCTCCAG GAGCTCCAGTCCTGCAGACTGGGCTGTGTATGCTGGAGTAGTGGATCCACTGGGTTCTCTGTTTAACCCTGCTCGCTCTGTGAGTCGCATCATCGCTCATGAAGGCTACAGCCGCCTCCCTCGCAGGAATGATGTGGCTCTGATGAGGCTCGCCAAAGCTCTGGACTTCTCAG tagttTCCAGTAACATCAGACCTATTTGTCTCCCAAATGTTGGTCTGAACGTCTCTGCTCCTCAGAAGGGCTGGATAACACGGTTTGGTCGCACAACAGATGGAG ACTCTCCACAGCTGATGGAGGCTCAGGTCTCCCTCATAGACACTGCAGAGTGCAACAGCTCCACCGTCTATAATGGCAGATTATCACGGGACATGTTGTGTGCCAGAGAGATGGACGGAGGAGCGGACATGTGCCAC ACTGACAGTGGTGGTCCTCTAGTGGCCCGGAGAGATGGGCTATGGTGGCTCATAGGGTTCAATATTTGGGGGGAGCACTGCACTGAGAGGAACAAACCAGGGGTTTACGGCAACGTCACCTATTTCCTGGACTGGATCTATCGTCAGATGAAG GAGCATCAAGACGACTGA
- the LOC109634589 gene encoding transmembrane protease serine 2-like isoform X2, whose amino-acid sequence MTTNPYPASCIIHEDVERELPPTSRSDVKPQYVHHLTPNPPPEISHSAPKQKDGKQRCVKFTVAAVISLLLLLLVTGILLAYYFSSSCVHGSQCGDGSCVWESQWCDGVRDCPAGQDEANCVRLHGSGFLLQIYLPQTKTWSSVCSHGWSDMQGRASCRAIGYSRGADMKSGQQKTDSDDGFLIVKPYFNPEVFVVQQLEHSNTCPNNSVVTLRCTDCGSGVNSSRASGGQQATLGSWPWQVSLQVSGSHRCGGAIISPYWIVTAAHCVSRSSSPADWAVYAGVVDPLGSLFNPARSVSRIIAHEGYSRLPRRNDVALMRLAKALDFSVSSNIRPICLPNVGLNVSAPQKGWITRFGRTTDGDSPQLMEAQVSLIDTAECNSSTVYNGRLSRDMLCAREMDGGADMCHTDSGGPLVARRDGLWWLIGFNIWGEHCTERNKPGVYGNVTYFLDWIYRQMKEHQDD is encoded by the exons ATGACGACCAATCCG TATCCAGCTTCATGTATCATCCATGAGGATGTAGAGAGGGAACTTCCTCCAACCAGCAGATCAGATGTGAAACCACAGTATGTTCATCATCTGACCCCAAACCCTCCACCTGAGATCAGCCACTCCGCTCCCAAACAGAAAG ATGGGAAACAGAGGTGTGTGAAGTTCACTGTGGCTGCTGtcatctctctgctgctcctcctgctggtCACCGGAATCCTCCTCGCTTATTACT TCTCCTCGTCGTGTGTGCACGGGTCGCAGTGTGGTGATGGGAGCTGTGTGTGGGAGTCTCAGTGGTGTGATGGAGTGAGGGACTGTCCGGCTGGTCAGGATGAAGCCAACTGTG TGAGGCTGCACGGCTCCGGCTTCCTCCTGCAGATTTACTTGCCTCAGACTAAAACCTGGAGCTCCGTCTGTTCTCACGGCTGGAGCGACATGCAGGGCAGAGCGAGCTGTCGGGCCATTGGATACAGCAG GGGCGCAGATATGAAATCAGGACAACAGAAGACTGATTCTGACGATGGATTCTTAATCGTGAAACCTTATTTCAACCCAGAGGTGTTTGTTGTCCAACAGCTTGAGCACAG CAACACCTGTCCCAACAACAGTGTGGTAACTTTGCGTTGCACTG ACTGTGGGAGCGGGGTTAACTCCAGCAGGGCATCTGGGGGCCAGCAGGCCACCCTTGGGTCCTGGCCCTGGCAGGTCAGCCTGCAGGTCTCTGGCTCCCACCGCTGTGGAGGAGCCATCATCTCCCCCTACTGGATAGTGACAGCAGCACACTGTGTCTCCAG GAGCTCCAGTCCTGCAGACTGGGCTGTGTATGCTGGAGTAGTGGATCCACTGGGTTCTCTGTTTAACCCTGCTCGCTCTGTGAGTCGCATCATCGCTCATGAAGGCTACAGCCGCCTCCCTCGCAGGAATGATGTGGCTCTGATGAGGCTCGCCAAAGCTCTGGACTTCTCAG ttTCCAGTAACATCAGACCTATTTGTCTCCCAAATGTTGGTCTGAACGTCTCTGCTCCTCAGAAGGGCTGGATAACACGGTTTGGTCGCACAACAGATGGAG ACTCTCCACAGCTGATGGAGGCTCAGGTCTCCCTCATAGACACTGCAGAGTGCAACAGCTCCACCGTCTATAATGGCAGATTATCACGGGACATGTTGTGTGCCAGAGAGATGGACGGAGGAGCGGACATGTGCCAC ACTGACAGTGGTGGTCCTCTAGTGGCCCGGAGAGATGGGCTATGGTGGCTCATAGGGTTCAATATTTGGGGGGAGCACTGCACTGAGAGGAACAAACCAGGGGTTTACGGCAACGTCACCTATTTCCTGGACTGGATCTATCGTCAGATGAAG GAGCATCAAGACGACTGA